One Chloroflexota bacterium DNA segment encodes these proteins:
- a CDS encoding GNAT family N-acetyltransferase has translation MTTDGFHDGSAIELTPAASFTIDELVAIYNQTRIDYIVPMPMNSQRLAEYIRLYDVNLDASFVAKADGDILGLAMLGVRRDHAWVTRLGVLPNRRKGGIGRALMVAMVEAARQHWLKYVQLEVILNNTPAHKLFLALGFEETNQLLVMRRPPGPVKQPAVGSIEWLDWSQLQRLVRQQPHGVPWTNQSDSYDHMAMVEGCRVNLADGGRGWCIFRRQPLVLSHIRLHTEAGDPNAVGSALLAHVHQRHSRLDTQAENIRCDDPHLAAYEQHGYIEAFQRIEMLLNLVANERVNKNPPQSAS, from the coding sequence ATGACTACAGATGGTTTTCACGATGGTTCGGCCATAGAGCTTACGCCAGCAGCCAGCTTTACCATTGATGAATTGGTCGCAATTTATAACCAAACTCGGATCGATTATATTGTGCCAATGCCAATGAATAGTCAACGGCTCGCTGAATATATTCGGTTATATGATGTTAATTTGGATGCTTCGTTTGTCGCCAAGGCCGATGGCGACATTTTAGGCCTCGCGATGCTGGGTGTGCGCCGCGACCATGCGTGGGTCACCCGTTTGGGAGTGTTGCCCAATCGGCGTAAAGGTGGGATTGGCCGCGCTTTAATGGTTGCCATGGTTGAAGCCGCCCGCCAACATTGGCTCAAATATGTCCAGCTTGAAGTTATTTTGAACAATACTCCTGCGCATAAGCTGTTTTTGGCGCTGGGCTTTGAGGAAACCAACCAGCTGTTGGTAATGCGGCGACCGCCAGGTCCAGTCAAACAACCAGCAGTTGGCTCGATTGAATGGCTCGATTGGTCGCAATTGCAACGACTGGTACGCCAACAACCACATGGCGTACCGTGGACCAACCAATCCGATTCATATGATCACATGGCCATGGTCGAAGGCTGTCGGGTCAATTTGGCTGATGGTGGCCGTGGTTGGTGTATTTTCCGTCGCCAACCCTTGGTGCTTTCGCATATTCGTTTGCATACCGAGGCTGGTGATCCAAATGCGGTTGGTTCAGCGCTCTTGGCCCATGTCCATCAACGCCATAGCCGCTTGGATACCCAAGCCGAGAATATTCGCTGCGATGACCCACACTTAGCAGCCTATGAACAGCATGGCTATATCGAAGCCTTCCAGCGCATTGAAATGCTCTTAAACCTTGTAGCCAACGAACGGGTCAATAAAAATCCCCCCCAATCCGCATCATAA
- a CDS encoding response regulator: MPTILVIEDIPDNAALARRVLNAYGYSVLEAADAASGLDMALEQHPDLILLDLGLPDADGQTVAGVLRGTPETQNIPIVVFTAWPEETARQMVRAYGCNGFIRKPLSVIDFAQAIASYLS, from the coding sequence ATGCCGACGATTTTAGTGATTGAAGATATTCCCGATAATGCAGCCTTGGCCCGTCGCGTACTGAACGCCTATGGCTATTCGGTGCTTGAGGCGGCTGATGCTGCGAGTGGGCTGGATATGGCTCTAGAACAACATCCCGACCTGATTTTGCTTGATTTGGGCTTGCCTGATGCCGATGGCCAAACTGTGGCCGGCGTGTTACGTGGTACGCCCGAGACTCAAAACATCCCGATTGTGGTTTTTACCGCTTGGCCCGAAGAAACCGCCCGCCAAATGGTTCGTGCCTATGGGTGTAATGGCTTTATTCGCAAACCGTTGTCAGTGATCGATTTTGCCCAAGCGATTGCCAGTTACCTTTCCTAA
- a CDS encoding pyridoxal-phosphate dependent enzyme has translation MTDLVCQNCGHIQPYTFRSSNSCAQCANDWLETHYDYANFCELVRNQQMSGQTLWRYSSVLPVPPPAAPTHVGGTPLLHAQRFGGLLGLPRLYIKDERYSPTNSFKDRQAALAVAALVSNDIRECVIASTGNAAVAYASACAAVGIKLWVFMTSVVPEAKLREAALFGAEVIKVSGNYDQTKQIAADFAQNRNIIYDRGANSIPAREAMKTISYEICEQLGWQAPDWYIQAVSGGLGPLGVYHGFAELHAMGLTQRVPQTAIIQAEGCSPMVQAFQAGKSVAEKVVPNTRIAILSTGDPGKIYTRLWQRIQTSGGTMEAVTDEEAFSAMRLLARTEGISVEPATAVAFAGLQKMVAQGQVNPEELIVVNCTGHTFPVDKHVLNDQWHIDVHVSDTQQSAPQEGLQAALEQLNEKATTVLLIDDNPDDAQLVQRILERRKAYRVYRATDGADGVQQAIQRLPDAIVMDLMMPNMDGFQVMSTLRQHPKTRDIPIIVVSAKDITPAERHHLATHTRAVYQKGSLSPVAFVEQVVSVIEHKERDSEDQ, from the coding sequence ATGACAGATTTAGTTTGCCAGAACTGTGGCCATATTCAGCCATATACCTTTCGTAGCTCGAATAGCTGTGCCCAATGTGCTAACGATTGGCTTGAGACGCATTACGATTATGCCAACTTTTGCGAGTTGGTGCGCAATCAACAAATGAGCGGCCAGACGTTATGGCGCTATAGTAGCGTTTTGCCGGTGCCGCCACCAGCTGCGCCAACCCATGTTGGCGGAACTCCCTTGTTGCATGCCCAGCGCTTTGGTGGTTTGTTGGGCTTGCCACGCTTGTATATTAAAGATGAGCGTTATAGCCCAACCAATTCGTTTAAAGATCGCCAAGCCGCCTTGGCTGTGGCAGCCTTAGTTTCGAATGATATTCGCGAATGCGTGATTGCCTCGACTGGCAATGCGGCGGTCGCCTATGCCTCAGCTTGTGCCGCAGTTGGCATTAAACTGTGGGTCTTTATGACTAGCGTGGTGCCAGAAGCAAAATTGCGCGAAGCGGCCTTGTTTGGGGCTGAGGTGATCAAAGTTAGTGGTAATTATGATCAAACCAAGCAGATTGCCGCTGATTTTGCCCAAAACCGAAACATTATTTATGATCGTGGGGCTAACAGTATTCCGGCACGGGAAGCTATGAAAACGATCAGCTACGAAATTTGCGAGCAACTTGGCTGGCAAGCACCTGATTGGTATATTCAGGCAGTTAGCGGTGGCTTGGGGCCACTCGGCGTGTATCATGGCTTTGCCGAATTACATGCCATGGGTTTGACCCAGCGCGTACCCCAAACCGCGATTATTCAAGCTGAAGGCTGCTCACCGATGGTGCAGGCATTTCAGGCTGGCAAATCGGTGGCCGAAAAAGTTGTGCCAAATACGCGGATTGCAATTCTTTCAACAGGCGATCCCGGTAAGATCTATACGCGGCTTTGGCAACGCATCCAAACATCGGGCGGCACGATGGAAGCTGTCACCGACGAAGAGGCCTTCAGTGCAATGCGCTTATTGGCGCGAACTGAAGGTATTTCGGTGGAGCCAGCCACGGCTGTAGCATTTGCGGGCCTGCAAAAAATGGTGGCCCAAGGCCAAGTTAACCCTGAAGAATTAATTGTGGTAAATTGTACTGGGCACACCTTCCCAGTCGATAAGCATGTGCTGAACGATCAATGGCATATTGATGTGCATGTCAGCGATACCCAACAATCAGCGCCCCAAGAAGGGCTTCAGGCGGCGCTGGAACAATTGAATGAAAAAGCGACAACGGTGCTGTTGATCGATGATAATCCTGATGATGCTCAATTGGTGCAGCGTATTTTAGAGCGACGCAAAGCCTATCGTGTCTATCGGGCAACCGATGGAGCCGATGGCGTGCAACAAGCAATTCAACGCTTGCCCGATGCCATTGTGATGGATTTAATGATGCCAAATATGGATGGGTTTCAGGTGATGAGTACCTTACGTCAACACCCCAAAACCCGTGATATTCCGATTATTGTGGTGAGCGCCAAAGATATTACGCCCGCTGAGCGCCATCATTTAGCAACCCATACCCGTGCTGTGTATCAAAAAGGCTCACTTTCACCAGTTGCCTTTGTCGAACAGGTTGTGAGTGTCATTGAACACAAAGAGCGTGATAGTGAGGACCAATGA
- a CDS encoding PAS domain S-box protein, with amino-acid sequence MTDTTLNSIRLKRILRFGIFTMIIGLIMAVPYGLEALRLPSWQNYMSIISIVVAAFGGLCATISARNGWLIAGAYSLIVSIAVATFPSQLFIAEFGFMLSILNVFFVLVISIQTLPERHIFPVILGTISLGVIATLLKTFLNIQEVRVSGSQEIYMPLMSIAAIAILLFFVFREFGTLSIRNKILISFVLVTTLPIAIISFITLRSTRDSLTNQANSLILVNATNIANEIDDFVNRNINRVSALSRIPELSEYLLAAEQNTLVPDQDRDTRNLFRAVTTENNDTLSVALLNNRGVVLVDTVPTNVGVNDSGLSYYQDAIRTGQSIISPVTFGNDNLPSIYFSTPVRNPQSQEIIGVLRIRYSASIIQSLVARSNDRAGQNSFGIVLDEYGMRIAQGSELTLLYKIADNLQPDEIKRLQDERRLQNINPENLLVPYPELINAIKAIVLDPQTNGEVISLSSSIPEQDKPGDPDPEGNDIYAYTATKTVPWRILYHQSEATFLAPIRQSERYTTLIVLALLVGISMIAVFAARILTNPIERLTEFVERFRQGDLSTRAPVSSQDEIGQLTTTFNSMSDQLQETLQGLQQRTIALETSNEVSRRLSTILNPNQLVLEVVEQLKNTFNYYHAHIYLVDQQTNEFVMMGGTGQAGRTLLARNHRIPQGRGLVGRAANTKDVVLVPDVSREAGWLANPLLPETKAEIAVPIMLGDEVLGVLDVQNAEVNSLTNDDATLLQSIAAQVAVALENAQSFEEITRTQELLRIRERAITASNDGIVIVDPHQFDMPVVYVNPAFERITGYTPEEVIGKNCRFLQGDDTDQQGLRELRYAVREKRATRVLLRNYRKDGSLFWNELDINPVFDENGELINFIGVQQDVSERVEAQQALQESLGFQQTMLDSATYMIIATSLDGNITSFNRSAEQMLGYSAHEVIGKSLIELANDPEEVVQFTKELSKQAGEPLNHHEALVYEAHRGRASNSEWTYIARDGRRFAVLLSITALRDREGKVTGYLKIANDISAQKQQQQALRDSEVRYRSLAESSRDVVFIFDREHRLQYINEFAAGIFNRKPAELIGLLDEQILTPATVESRRADAEFIFSTSQNLNRESMFMVNNEETWFDFQLLPIMDDQTSSPELIMSVGRNITDRKRDEQERERNLVETDRQRRTLQGILEALPVGVVVYNADFEMQLQNQSAQLIVGQPIGDVNPDAIDTVGETYQLFIPGTETVFDPNDIPVFRALRYGEHAQAEFDIAHPDGRRFTVLASGAPVLNSEGQVISGIALLQDITDRKLNEQERERLLQSTIEQERLLKAILDNMPIGVYVVNNKGVSQMINRSTIEILGVSGQMGAAVLEQPALPRPKFLYEGTDKELEVQETGLFKALASKKPTRELVDVMRLDGKRVSVDSVAVPMFDEQQQLTGVLSLIQDVTEQRNAQREREQLLSQVEYRALELETVAQVSTSAAGLLNVEELLQTVVDLTKHRFGLYHAHIYLYNPESQLLELAFGAGEIGRTMVKEGRSIPLDREQSLVAQAGRARRSIIENDVRSNPNFLPHPLLPETRAEMATPLIAGSMLLGVLDVQSDQSNIFTDDDRKIQTTLASQIAIALQNARLFAEQTATMQRLQELDQLKSAFLANMSHELRTPLNSILGFTEVILEGINGPINDLIHNDLSIIHRNGRHLLNLINDILDMAKIESGKLTLFRETFDVVEVLHEVASTVGPLATQKHLELLVDIEPNLKLPVYADRFRIRQVLLNIVGNALKFTEQGSVTIGIDTTPTTRMIKIQDTGIGIPLDNQDTIFMEFHQVDNSTTRKAGGTGLGLPISRHLVEMHGGKLSMVSSGNPGEGSLFTIELPINASEDEVNPNATPANQPMSVE; translated from the coding sequence ATGACTGATACCACATTGAATAGCATTCGGCTCAAGCGTATTTTGCGCTTTGGGATTTTTACCATGATTATTGGCCTAATCATGGCCGTACCCTATGGCCTAGAAGCCTTGCGCTTGCCGTCGTGGCAAAACTACATGAGCATCATCAGCATTGTTGTTGCGGCATTTGGGGGTTTATGTGCCACCATTTCGGCAAGAAATGGCTGGTTGATTGCAGGTGCTTACAGCTTAATTGTCTCAATTGCTGTTGCCACTTTTCCAAGCCAACTCTTTATTGCTGAGTTTGGCTTTATGCTCTCGATTCTGAATGTGTTCTTTGTGCTGGTTATTTCGATCCAAACCCTGCCTGAACGCCATATCTTTCCAGTTATCTTGGGCACAATTAGCCTTGGCGTGATTGCCACCTTGCTCAAAACCTTCTTGAATATTCAAGAAGTGCGGGTTTCGGGCAGCCAAGAAATCTACATGCCTTTGATGAGCATTGCGGCAATTGCCATCTTGCTTTTCTTTGTGTTTCGCGAATTTGGCACGCTCTCGATTCGCAACAAAATTCTGATCTCGTTTGTTTTGGTGACAACCCTGCCAATTGCGATTATTTCATTTATTACCTTGCGCTCAACCCGTGATTCGCTTACAAATCAGGCTAATAGCTTGATTTTGGTGAATGCGACCAATATTGCCAACGAAATTGATGATTTTGTCAATCGGAACATTAACCGGGTCAGTGCACTCTCGCGGATTCCTGAATTAAGCGAATATTTGTTGGCTGCCGAACAAAATACCTTGGTTCCCGACCAAGATCGTGATACACGTAATTTGTTTCGGGCAGTTACGACCGAAAATAACGATACACTCTCGGTTGCGTTGCTGAATAATCGTGGCGTGGTCTTGGTCGATACTGTGCCAACCAACGTTGGGGTCAATGATTCAGGGCTTTCATATTATCAAGATGCAATTCGCACTGGTCAGAGCATTATCTCACCAGTAACCTTCGGTAACGATAACCTGCCTTCAATTTATTTCAGTACGCCTGTTCGTAATCCACAAAGCCAAGAAATTATCGGCGTGCTACGGATTCGTTATAGCGCCAGTATTATTCAATCATTGGTAGCCCGCAGTAATGACCGCGCTGGTCAAAACTCGTTTGGGATTGTACTTGATGAATATGGCATGCGGATTGCTCAGGGCAGCGAATTAACTCTCTTGTATAAAATTGCCGATAATTTGCAGCCTGATGAAATTAAACGCTTGCAAGATGAACGGCGTTTGCAAAACATTAATCCAGAAAATCTGCTTGTGCCATATCCCGAATTAATCAATGCAATCAAAGCGATTGTGCTTGATCCGCAAACGAATGGCGAAGTGATTTCGCTTTCCAGTTCAATTCCTGAACAGGATAAACCAGGCGATCCCGATCCTGAAGGCAACGATATTTATGCCTACACCGCGACCAAAACTGTGCCATGGCGGATTCTCTACCATCAAAGCGAAGCAACCTTCTTAGCGCCAATTCGCCAATCGGAGCGCTATACAACCTTGATTGTGTTGGCGTTATTGGTCGGGATTAGTATGATTGCTGTGTTTGCAGCGCGAATTTTGACGAATCCAATTGAGCGTTTGACTGAATTTGTTGAACGTTTCCGCCAAGGCGATTTATCAACCCGTGCTCCGGTCAGCTCGCAAGACGAAATTGGTCAATTGACGACCACCTTTAATAGTATGTCTGATCAGTTGCAAGAAACGCTACAAGGTTTGCAACAACGTACAATCGCTTTGGAAACATCCAACGAGGTCAGCCGCCGACTTTCAACCATTTTGAACCCCAATCAATTGGTATTGGAAGTGGTTGAGCAGCTTAAGAATACCTTCAACTACTATCACGCCCACATTTATTTGGTTGACCAACAGACCAATGAGTTTGTGATGATGGGTGGTACGGGGCAGGCTGGTCGCACCTTGCTTGCGCGGAATCACCGTATTCCGCAAGGCCGTGGTTTGGTTGGCCGTGCCGCCAATACCAAAGATGTGGTGTTGGTGCCCGATGTCAGCCGTGAAGCTGGCTGGTTGGCCAATCCCTTGCTCCCCGAAACCAAGGCTGAAATCGCTGTGCCAATTATGCTCGGCGATGAAGTGCTTGGCGTGTTGGACGTGCAAAATGCTGAAGTTAATTCGCTAACCAACGATGATGCAACCTTGCTCCAATCGATTGCGGCCCAAGTGGCGGTTGCCTTGGAAAATGCCCAATCGTTTGAAGAAATCACCCGCACCCAAGAACTTTTGCGAATTCGTGAACGGGCGATCACCGCTAGTAACGACGGGATTGTGATTGTCGATCCACATCAGTTTGATATGCCAGTGGTGTATGTCAACCCTGCCTTCGAGCGGATTACCGGTTATACACCCGAAGAAGTCATTGGCAAGAACTGTCGTTTCTTGCAGGGCGATGATACCGACCAACAAGGTTTGCGCGAATTGCGTTATGCAGTGCGGGAAAAACGTGCCACGCGGGTGCTCTTGCGTAACTATCGCAAAGATGGCAGCTTGTTCTGGAATGAACTCGATATCAACCCAGTCTTTGATGAAAACGGCGAGTTGATCAACTTTATTGGGGTTCAACAAGACGTAAGCGAACGGGTTGAGGCTCAACAAGCTTTGCAAGAATCCTTGGGCTTCCAGCAAACCATGCTCGATAGTGCCACCTATATGATTATTGCAACCTCGCTTGATGGCAATATCACCTCGTTCAATCGCTCGGCTGAGCAAATGCTGGGCTATAGCGCTCACGAGGTAATTGGCAAGAGTCTGATCGAGTTGGCCAACGACCCTGAAGAAGTTGTGCAATTTACCAAAGAACTCAGCAAGCAAGCTGGTGAGCCATTGAATCACCATGAAGCTTTGGTGTATGAGGCTCATCGCGGACGAGCATCAAATAGTGAATGGACCTATATTGCCCGTGATGGTCGCCGCTTCGCAGTGCTGCTTTCAATTACTGCTTTGCGTGACCGTGAAGGCAAGGTTACCGGCTATCTCAAAATTGCCAACGATATTAGCGCCCAAAAGCAACAACAACAAGCCTTGCGCGACAGTGAAGTCCGCTATCGCTCTTTGGCTGAGTCCTCGCGTGACGTGGTGTTTATTTTCGACCGCGAACATCGTTTACAATATATCAATGAATTTGCGGCTGGTATCTTCAATCGCAAGCCTGCTGAACTGATTGGCTTGCTTGATGAGCAAATATTGACTCCTGCTACGGTCGAATCGCGCCGAGCTGATGCTGAATTTATTTTCAGCACATCCCAAAACCTCAATCGTGAATCGATGTTTATGGTCAATAATGAGGAAACTTGGTTCGACTTCCAATTGCTGCCAATTATGGATGATCAAACCAGCAGTCCCGAATTGATTATGAGCGTTGGCCGTAACATTACCGACCGCAAGCGCGATGAACAAGAACGCGAGCGCAACTTGGTTGAAACTGACCGCCAACGGCGGACGCTACAAGGGATTCTCGAAGCCCTGCCGGTTGGGGTGGTGGTTTACAATGCTGACTTTGAGATGCAGCTTCAAAATCAAAGCGCCCAATTGATCGTCGGTCAGCCGATTGGCGATGTGAACCCCGATGCAATTGATACAGTTGGCGAGACCTACCAACTCTTTATTCCTGGCACTGAAACCGTCTTTGATCCAAACGATATTCCAGTGTTTCGGGCACTGCGCTACGGCGAACATGCCCAAGCTGAATTTGATATTGCCCATCCTGATGGCCGTCGTTTCACAGTTTTGGCCAGCGGCGCACCAGTGCTCAACAGCGAAGGCCAGGTTATCAGCGGGATTGCCCTCTTGCAAGATATTACTGACCGTAAACTCAATGAGCAAGAACGTGAACGCTTGCTGCAATCCACAATCGAACAAGAACGCTTGCTCAAAGCGATTCTCGATAACATGCCGATTGGGGTTTATGTGGTCAATAACAAGGGTGTCAGCCAGATGATCAATCGCTCGACGATTGAGATTCTGGGGGTATCCGGCCAAATGGGTGCGGCAGTCTTGGAACAACCAGCCTTGCCACGACCAAAGTTCCTGTATGAAGGTACAGATAAAGAATTGGAAGTCCAAGAAACTGGTTTGTTCAAGGCCTTAGCATCTAAAAAGCCCACTCGCGAATTGGTTGATGTTATGCGGCTTGATGGTAAGCGAGTCTCGGTTGATTCAGTCGCTGTGCCAATGTTCGATGAGCAACAACAACTAACTGGGGTGCTTTCGCTGATTCAGGATGTAACTGAGCAGCGCAATGCTCAACGCGAACGTGAACAATTGTTGAGCCAAGTGGAATATCGGGCACTCGAACTGGAAACAGTGGCTCAGGTCAGTACCTCGGCGGCAGGTTTGTTGAATGTGGAAGAACTGCTGCAAACCGTGGTTGATCTGACCAAACATCGTTTCGGCCTCTACCATGCTCATATCTACTTGTATAACCCTGAGAGCCAACTCTTAGAATTGGCCTTCGGTGCTGGTGAAATTGGTCGCACCATGGTCAAGGAAGGTCGCTCGATTCCATTGGATCGGGAGCAATCGTTGGTGGCCCAAGCTGGGCGGGCACGACGCTCGATTATTGAAAACGATGTGCGCTCAAACCCGAACTTCTTGCCACACCCACTGTTGCCTGAAACCCGCGCTGAAATGGCGACTCCGCTGATTGCTGGCTCGATGCTGCTAGGGGTGCTCGACGTTCAATCCGACCAAAGCAACATCTTTACTGATGATGATCGCAAGATTCAAACCACTTTGGCCAGTCAAATTGCGATTGCCTTGCAAAATGCCCGCTTGTTTGCTGAACAAACCGCGACGATGCAGCGCTTGCAGGAGCTTGACCAACTTAAATCGGCCTTCTTGGCTAATATGTCGCATGAGTTGCGCACACCGCTCAATTCAATCCTTGGCTTTACCGAGGTCATTCTCGAAGGCATCAACGGGCCAATCAACGACCTGATTCATAATGACTTGAGCATTATTCATCGTAACGGTCGTCACTTGCTCAACTTGATCAACGATATCTTGGATATGGCCAAGATCGAATCGGGCAAACTCACGCTCTTCCGTGAAACCTTCGATGTGGTGGAAGTATTGCATGAAGTGGCAAGCACGGTCGGACCATTGGCTACGCAGAAACATCTCGAGTTGCTGGTCGATATTGAGCCAAATCTCAAATTGCCAGTCTATGCCGACCGTTTCCGTATTCGCCAAGTATTATTGAATATCGTAGGCAATGCCCTGAAATTTACCGAGCAAGGTTCGGTGACAATAGGCATTGACACAACGCCAACGACCCGTATGATTAAAATCCAAGATACAGGCATTGGGATTCCGCTCGATAATCAAGATACGATTTTCATGGAATTCCATCAGGTCGATAATTCGACAACCCGTAAGGCGGGCGGTACGGGCTTAGGCTTGCCAATTAGTCGCCACCTTGTCGAAATGCACGGCGGCAAACTTTCGATGGTTAGTAGCGGCAATCCTGGTGAAGGCTCACTCTTTACCATTGAGTTGCCAATCAATGCCAGCGAAGATGAAGTTAATCCTAATGCAACGCCAGCCAATCAACCTATGTCTGTAGAATAA